The sequence AATGGGCTCTGGAAGCACATTTGAAAGGCATCTAGGGTAACAAATGAAGACACCGACTACGCAAAAAATCCCATTGAGAGattgacaaaaataataaagatacttaggaaaaggaagaaaaatctacaTTTGGCTCTgtacagaatgaagaaaaacagataagGGCAGATGAGAAAATGCCTTTCcagcaataattttaaatagcGATTGGGAGGCTTTGATTCAAGGACCAGAATTACAGTCTCCGCCGTAAAGGCCAGCTTGCACATTTATCACCTATGCCAAATTGGGTTAGGACTTATAGTACAAAATTGCAGCAGGGCCACTGGTATTCCTGAAACATTTCATGCAGCAGGCTCTTTTGTTTACAAATAAGGGGTTATGTCAGACATTTGGTGACATTTGGTTTTCCATGACAATTTCGCTCCTTTAATTCTGGTGTTATTGAAAAGCTTATTCAGAACAGCCAGAAATGGCGTTACAGCGAGAGCAACCGCTTCATCGCCTCGCCTTGTATGGGAGTTTATCATTTCGGAGGGAAAAAGGCAGAGATCGAAATGATTAATAATAGCAGATATTCAACCAGAGTAAGCGGGGGTTAGCTTGATCTGTTGGACAAGCAGGcacattactgaaatattttcccctctgtctcATGAATCCTCTCCGTCAAACCGCGACGAGAATATGTGAAAATCGAAACAAAATCCCTGGTTTGGCATTGGTGTTTCAGTGGTTACTGAAAGGGCGCTCCCCGTGAGAATTGGCAGGTAGCTGAAAGTTAAAACTGTTCTTAAACTGACGGGAGAGCAGAGTCCGAGAGCCGGTCTTTTCAAGGTGCTGCTGTGTAGCGTCTTTAATAGCTGGCTGGCTGGAAAACCCCCATATTCTGGAGAGCTCTTACTGGTGTCTGCGGATCTGACACATCCGACTACGGCCCGATGATGAATGTTGCTGTGGGAAGTCCCTTTTCGGTGCATTTTGATTGCAAATTGGGGATATGTGTTTCAGTGCCTGCCTTCTGgccagcacagccccatccGTCGCCGCTCTCTCGATCCGCTGTGCTCTAGCATTGTCCCTGAATCCAGAATGGCACACGAGCTAACGTTTCCTTTTTTGACTTAATCTTGCTGATCTCTCCTTATCTTGCAGACGATCTGGCCTCATCTAGAGTCCGCCTCTATTTCTTCATCTCGAATGAAGGGAACCAGAACTTGTTTGTCGTTCAAGCCAGCCTGTGGCTTTACTTGAAGCTGCTTCCATATGTCTTAGAGAAAGGCAGCAGGCGAAAAGTAAGAGTCAAAGTCTATTTCCAAGACCCGGACACTAGCAACAAGTGGAATGTGGTTGAAAAGAAAGTTGATCTCAAAAGAAGTGGTTGGCACACTTTTCCCATGACAGAGGCGATCCAGGCTCTGtttgagagaggagaaaggagactgAACTTGGATGTTCAATGTGAGGGCTGTGAAGAGTATTCAGTGCTGCCAATTTATGTGGACCCCGGGGAGGAATCCCACCGGCCTTTTTTAGTGGTGCAAGCCCGCCTCGCCGATAACAAACACAGGATCCGGAAAAGAGGCCTGGAGTGCGATGGCAGGACCAATCTATGTTGCAGGCAACAGTTTTACATTGACTTTAGACTCATTGGGTGGAATGACTGGATCATAGCACCATCAGGTTACTATGGGAATTACTGTGAAGGGAGCTGCCCGGCCTACTTGGCTGGCGTCCCGGGGTCGGCTTCCTCCTTTCACACCGCCGTCGTGAATCAGTACCGAATGCGGGGGCTGAACCCGGGCACCGTGAACTCCTGTTGCATTCCAACCAAACTTAGCACAATGTCAATGCTGTACTTTGATGATGAATACAACATTGTGAAAAGGGACGTTCCCAATATGATTGTGGAAGAATGTGGTTGTGCTTGATTTAAGgtgtgttttttggggggggagagagagagagggcgagagagagagagagaaacattcCCGTACAAGATGGTGTTGGAGGAAGTTTCACTGTGTATCCAGGCATCAGTGTTGGAAAGTCACTGtggaaaagtttggaaaaaaaaaaaaaaagaaaaaaaaaatcatttcacttTGGTGTCAGGACAGTGGCAGTTTGTGGATCTTGGACACTTATATATTATACCACTTATAAGTTAATGCTATGAAATATCttaaagacacacacacacacacacactcaacGTGGGCACGCACGCAAACACGCGCtcatacacacagacacagacacagacacacacacgaGGCAGCTCGGAAAAGGGACATGAGCACAGAAAGTCAGTGACCAGTGACGACGGACCTAAATGCCTGCCAGTACGAGTGAACGGCTGAGCAGCTGTTTCCCCGCCTGCCGGTGAAGTCACACCGAAATGAGCTCCCTTTGCTCAGGCAAAAGCACAGACTGCGAGAACACGATGTATTCTTGCACGCAGGTGTCGAAATGACCAAActtagaaaattaagaaaaaaaaaaaaagagaaaaaaaaaagtcgacAGTCACCTCTTAGGTCTAACAGGAAGCTGCAGAACACCTGCCTTGGGAGGTGATCACTTCctcttaatttaaatttatctaAATGTGAAC is a genomic window of Balearica regulorum gibbericeps isolate bBalReg1 chromosome 6, bBalReg1.pri, whole genome shotgun sequence containing:
- the INHBB gene encoding inhibin beta B chain, with amino-acid sequence MDGAARRGVLAALLACGLLLLGAAATPTPPAPAGGSPQDTCTSCGFRRPEEPGKVDGDFLEAVKRHILSRLQMRDRPNITHAVPKAAMVTALRKLHAGKVREDGRVEIPSLDGQASAGPPAHDPVSEIISFAETDDLASSRVRLYFFISNEGNQNLFVVQASLWLYLKLLPYVLEKGSRRKVRVKVYFQDPDTSNKWNVVEKKVDLKRSGWHTFPMTEAIQALFERGERRLNLDVQCEGCEEYSVLPIYVDPGEESHRPFLVVQARLADNKHRIRKRGLECDGRTNLCCRQQFYIDFRLIGWNDWIIAPSGYYGNYCEGSCPAYLAGVPGSASSFHTAVVNQYRMRGLNPGTVNSCCIPTKLSTMSMLYFDDEYNIVKRDVPNMIVEECGCA